The Streptomyces camelliae genome window below encodes:
- a CDS encoding ABC transporter substrate-binding protein, producing MSFSRRNFLIATGVAAASTTVLSACSSGNSSSSGDTGKQGAAKAQTATVKIGTAEDSKGPAPEVSGAKKGGKVYLLNDDDFSHLDPQRVYYAWNSLAAIVLSRTLTGYKVNDDGSMTLVGDLATDVGTMKDGGKTWTFTLKDGIKWEDGSDVTVDDARHGIERAFASFITEGATYVPNWLTGTQDYRKTYPGPYGGKHLKSIETTGKTITFHLSEARPDFNYVLAMHSYAPTPVKGDTKQNYDKKPVSNGPYKIQSHVTDKSMVLVRNEHWDPSTDPIRNAYPDEFDFTFGIQADTAADRIIADTGNDQYAVSWRTVPQAKVPQATAKAKDRLFEGLSSGTSVYWINQKTVPDMQVREAIIRAFPTAAIRSLQGGEHRGDYATGIMSPLVAGYKSQDVWGKLKNPAGDPAAAKAILQKAGKLGTKIVYAYQDDPTQAKIKVVVQNALTAAGFTVVTKAVDSTTWYDQTGKVDSGFDIFWGGWSADWPTGYSVFQPLFEGDQIRDEGTNYCHLKNADVDAAIKAATAEVDQNKANEMWAALDKQVTELGTFIPDVYMKRLYIHGSKLGNLKMDPNFDGCMLYKMYVKA from the coding sequence ATGTCCTTCTCGCGCAGAAACTTCCTGATAGCCACTGGCGTTGCCGCGGCCTCCACCACCGTCCTGTCGGCGTGCAGCAGCGGCAACTCCAGCAGCTCCGGCGACACCGGCAAGCAGGGAGCGGCCAAGGCCCAGACGGCCACGGTCAAGATCGGCACGGCGGAGGACTCGAAGGGCCCGGCTCCGGAGGTCTCCGGCGCCAAGAAGGGCGGCAAGGTCTACCTGCTGAACGACGACGACTTCTCGCACCTCGACCCGCAGCGCGTCTACTACGCCTGGAACTCGCTGGCCGCGATCGTCCTCTCCCGCACCCTGACCGGCTACAAGGTCAACGACGACGGCTCCATGACCCTGGTCGGCGACCTCGCCACCGACGTCGGCACCATGAAGGACGGCGGCAAGACCTGGACCTTCACGCTGAAGGACGGGATCAAGTGGGAGGACGGCTCCGACGTCACCGTCGACGACGCCCGCCACGGCATCGAGCGTGCCTTCGCCAGCTTCATCACCGAGGGCGCCACCTACGTCCCGAACTGGCTGACGGGCACCCAGGACTACCGCAAGACCTACCCCGGTCCCTACGGCGGCAAGCACCTGAAGTCGATCGAGACCACCGGCAAGACCATCACCTTCCACCTCTCCGAGGCGCGTCCGGACTTCAACTACGTCCTCGCGATGCACTCCTACGCGCCGACCCCGGTGAAGGGTGACACCAAGCAGAACTACGACAAGAAGCCGGTCTCCAACGGCCCGTACAAGATCCAGTCGCACGTCACCGACAAGTCGATGGTGCTGGTCCGCAACGAGCACTGGGACCCGAGCACGGACCCGATCCGCAACGCCTACCCGGACGAGTTCGACTTCACCTTCGGCATCCAGGCGGACACCGCCGCCGACCGCATCATCGCCGACACCGGCAACGACCAGTACGCGGTCTCCTGGCGCACGGTTCCGCAGGCGAAGGTCCCGCAGGCCACCGCGAAGGCCAAGGACCGTCTGTTCGAGGGCCTGAGCAGCGGCACCAGCGTGTACTGGATCAACCAGAAGACGGTCCCGGACATGCAGGTCCGCGAGGCCATCATCCGTGCCTTCCCGACCGCCGCCATCCGCTCGCTGCAGGGCGGCGAGCACCGCGGTGACTACGCGACCGGCATCATGAGCCCGCTCGTCGCCGGCTACAAGTCGCAGGACGTCTGGGGCAAGCTGAAGAACCCGGCGGGTGACCCGGCCGCCGCGAAGGCGATCCTGCAGAAGGCCGGCAAGCTCGGCACCAAGATTGTCTACGCGTACCAGGACGACCCGACCCAGGCCAAGATCAAGGTCGTCGTCCAGAACGCCCTGACGGCGGCCGGCTTCACCGTCGTCACCAAGGCCGTCGACTCCACCACCTGGTACGACCAGACCGGCAAGGTCGACAGCGGCTTCGACATCTTCTGGGGCGGCTGGAGCGCCGACTGGCCGACCGGTTACTCGGTCTTCCAGCCGCTGTTCGAGGGCGACCAGATCCGCGACGAGGGCACCAACTACTGCCACCTGAAGAACGCCGACGTCGACGCCGCCATCAAGGCCGCCACGGCGGAGGTCGACCAGAACAAGGCCAACGAGATGTGGGCCGCGCTGGACAAGCAGGTGACCGAGCTGGGCACCTTCATCCCGGACGTGTACATGAAGCGCCTGTACATCCACGGCTCCAAGCTCGGCAACCTGAAGATGGACCCGAACTTCGACGGCTGCATGCTCTACAAGATGTACGTCAAGGCCTGA
- a CDS encoding ABC transporter permease encodes MLRFLVRRFLGAVITLLIISAVTFLLFYAVPRDPARIACGKVCTPETLNVIRHNMGISDPLPVQYWHWLKGIFAGRDYPGFGSCAAPCLGYSFVNREPVWATVWDRFPTTASLAIGSSVVFLIFGIGMGMLAAVKQGKSTDKIASSASLVASSMQIYFVGPVALYLLVYQAHIFDQPTYTSFSSNPGAWFTGLIVPWLVLALIWTANYTRMTRSQLVETLSEDYVRTARAKGLSRRNVFFRFAWRGAMGPIVTIFGIDMGVLLGGAMITEKTFSLQGLGMLAVKSVQTNDLPMLLGVMIVTAAFVIVANIVVDAVYAMIDPRIRLA; translated from the coding sequence ATGCTTCGCTTCCTCGTCCGCCGATTCCTCGGCGCCGTGATCACGCTGCTGATCATCAGCGCGGTCACCTTCTTGCTCTTCTACGCGGTGCCACGTGACCCGGCCCGGATCGCCTGCGGCAAGGTCTGCACGCCGGAGACGCTGAACGTCATCCGGCACAACATGGGGATCTCGGACCCGCTGCCGGTCCAGTACTGGCACTGGCTGAAGGGCATCTTCGCCGGCCGCGACTACCCCGGCTTCGGCAGCTGCGCCGCCCCGTGCCTGGGCTACTCGTTCGTCAACCGTGAGCCGGTCTGGGCCACGGTGTGGGACCGGTTCCCGACGACGGCCTCCCTGGCCATCGGCTCCTCGGTCGTCTTCCTCATCTTCGGCATCGGTATGGGCATGCTCGCCGCGGTGAAGCAGGGCAAGTCCACCGACAAGATCGCCAGCTCCGCCTCGCTGGTCGCCTCGTCGATGCAGATCTACTTCGTCGGCCCCGTCGCCCTGTACCTGCTCGTGTACCAGGCGCACATCTTCGACCAGCCCACGTACACCTCGTTCAGCAGCAACCCGGGTGCCTGGTTCACCGGTCTGATCGTGCCCTGGCTGGTGCTGGCGCTGATCTGGACCGCCAACTACACCCGTATGACCCGCTCGCAGCTGGTGGAGACGCTGAGCGAGGACTACGTCCGTACGGCCCGCGCCAAGGGCCTGTCCCGGCGCAACGTCTTCTTCCGCTTCGCCTGGCGCGGCGCGATGGGCCCGATCGTCACCATCTTCGGTATCGACATGGGCGTGCTGCTCGGCGGCGCGATGATCACCGAGAAGACCTTCAGCCTCCAGGGCCTGGGCATGCTGGCGGTGAAGTCGGTGCAGACCAACGACCTGCCCATGCTGCTCGGCGTCATGATCGTCACCGCCGCGTTCGTGATCGTCGCCAACATCGTCGTCGACGCCGTGTACGCCATGATCGACCCGCGGATCCGGCTCGCCTGA
- a CDS encoding ABC transporter ATP-binding protein, protein MTSTDSQPFLSVKDLKVHFSTEDGVVKAVDGLSFDLERGKTLGIVGESGSGKSVTNLTILGLHNPDSTTVEGSIELDGEELNGASEKTLEKLRGNKMAMIFQDALASLSPYHTIGTQIGEVYRKHTGASKKEARARAIEMLKRVGIPQPDQRVDNYPHEFSGGMRQRAMIAMALVCDPKLLIADEPTTALDVTVQAQIMDLLKDLQKEFGTSIIFITHDLGVIADIADDVLVMYGGRCVERGPKEEVLRTPQHPYTWGLLGSMPSLEGPVDVPLNPIPGSPPSLLNPPSGCRFHPRCAFADQVADGKCAKERPPLEIVDGRGKACHLTDEQRREFFADTAAQAH, encoded by the coding sequence GTGACGAGCACCGATTCGCAGCCCTTCCTGTCCGTCAAGGATCTGAAGGTGCACTTCTCGACCGAGGACGGCGTCGTCAAGGCCGTCGACGGCCTGTCCTTCGACCTCGAACGCGGCAAGACGCTGGGCATCGTGGGCGAGTCGGGGTCCGGCAAGTCGGTCACCAACCTGACCATCCTGGGCCTGCACAACCCCGACAGCACCACGGTCGAGGGCTCCATCGAGCTGGACGGCGAGGAGCTGAACGGCGCCTCCGAGAAGACGCTGGAGAAGCTCCGCGGCAACAAGATGGCGATGATCTTCCAGGACGCCCTGGCCTCGCTGTCGCCGTACCACACCATCGGCACGCAGATCGGCGAGGTGTACCGCAAGCACACCGGTGCCTCCAAGAAGGAGGCCCGGGCGCGGGCGATCGAGATGCTGAAGCGCGTCGGCATCCCGCAGCCGGACCAGCGGGTCGACAACTACCCGCACGAGTTCTCCGGCGGTATGCGCCAGCGCGCGATGATCGCGATGGCGCTGGTCTGCGACCCGAAGCTGCTGATCGCCGACGAGCCGACCACCGCGCTCGACGTGACGGTCCAGGCGCAGATCATGGACCTGCTCAAGGACCTCCAGAAGGAGTTCGGCACCTCGATCATCTTCATCACCCACGACCTGGGTGTGATCGCGGACATCGCCGACGACGTGCTGGTGATGTACGGCGGCCGGTGCGTCGAGCGCGGCCCGAAGGAGGAGGTGCTGCGCACCCCGCAGCACCCGTACACCTGGGGTCTGCTGGGCTCCATGCCGAGCCTGGAGGGCCCGGTGGACGTGCCGCTGAACCCGATCCCGGGTTCGCCGCCCTCCCTGCTGAACCCGCCGTCCGGCTGCCGCTTCCACCCGCGCTGTGCCTTCGCCGACCAGGTCGCGGACGGCAAGTGCGCCAAGGAGCGCCCGCCGCTGGAGATCGTGGACGGTCGCGGCAAGGCCTGCCATCTGACGGACGAGCAGCGCCGCGAGTTCTTCGCCGACACGGCCGCCCAGGCCCACTGA
- a CDS encoding ABC transporter ATP-binding protein — MSSTTPLLDVSGLTKHFPIKGGFPIRRTVGHVQAVDGLDFQVSEGESLGLVGESGCGKSTTGRLITRLLEPTAGTVKYRGQDITHADRKGLAPIRSEIQMIFQDPYASLNPRHTVGKIISGPMEINGINPAGGREKRVRELLEIVGLNPEHFNRFPHEFSGGQRQRIGVARALALEPKLIVADEPVSALDVSIQAQVVNLLQKVQNELGIAFVFIAHDLAIVRHFSQRVAVMYLGKIVEIADREDLYGNPRHPYTRALLSAVPEATVDAEPRERIRLAGDVPSPINPPSGCRFRTRCWKATEKCATEAPPLVQAEGNKPGHLTACHYPETQETIPAPRTSSDALSKDPEAAA, encoded by the coding sequence ATGAGCAGCACCACTCCCCTCCTGGACGTCTCCGGGCTGACCAAGCACTTCCCGATCAAGGGCGGCTTCCCGATCCGCCGTACGGTCGGTCACGTCCAGGCCGTCGACGGGCTCGACTTCCAGGTGTCCGAGGGCGAGAGCCTCGGCCTGGTCGGCGAGTCCGGCTGCGGCAAGTCGACCACCGGCCGGCTGATCACCCGCCTGCTGGAGCCCACGGCCGGCACCGTCAAGTACCGCGGCCAGGACATCACCCACGCCGACCGCAAGGGCCTCGCCCCGATCCGGTCCGAGATCCAGATGATCTTCCAGGACCCGTACGCGTCCCTGAACCCGCGGCACACCGTCGGCAAGATCATCTCCGGCCCGATGGAGATCAACGGCATCAACCCGGCCGGCGGCCGCGAGAAGCGCGTCCGTGAGCTGCTGGAGATCGTCGGCCTCAACCCGGAGCATTTCAACCGCTTCCCGCACGAGTTCTCCGGCGGCCAGCGCCAGCGCATCGGCGTGGCCCGCGCGCTCGCCCTGGAGCCGAAGCTGATCGTGGCGGACGAGCCGGTCTCCGCGCTGGACGTGTCGATCCAGGCGCAGGTCGTGAACCTGCTCCAGAAGGTCCAGAACGAGCTGGGCATCGCCTTCGTCTTCATCGCCCACGACCTCGCCATCGTCCGCCACTTCTCGCAGCGCGTCGCCGTCATGTACCTCGGCAAGATCGTCGAGATCGCCGACCGCGAGGACCTGTACGGCAACCCGCGCCACCCCTACACCCGGGCCCTGCTCTCCGCGGTGCCCGAGGCCACGGTGGACGCGGAGCCGCGCGAGCGCATCCGCCTCGCCGGTGACGTCCCCTCGCCCATCAACCCGCCCTCCGGCTGCCGCTTCCGCACCCGCTGCTGGAAGGCGACGGAGAAGTGCGCGACCGAGGCGCCGCCGCTGGTCCAGGCCGAGGGCAACAAGCCGGGCCACCTGACGGCCTGCCACTACCCGGAGACCCAGGAGACGATCCCGGCGCCCCGTACCTCGTCGGACGCCCTGTCCAAGGACCCGGAGGCGGCGGCCTGA
- a CDS encoding helix-turn-helix domain-containing protein, which translates to MRLGTELRRLREATGMKAREAAELLGADSVQMSQIESGVAGVSAERVRRLAAHYACTDEALIDALAAMATDRTRGWWEEYREQLPARFMDLPELEHHARFRWDVEFLHVPGLLQTADYARRLFSYVNPEFPQSDVEQRVDHRMRRRVIIERPDPVPYEAVIHEGALRIRVGDRSTARAQLTRILEISEAEHVTVRIIPFDLDGFGGAGSAMVYAGGPVPELDTVVRDGPGGPVYIDTEAQLNRYRTRFRRVEAASLAPDRSRDFIHRLSKEL; encoded by the coding sequence GTGCGACTGGGCACCGAACTGCGCAGACTGCGCGAGGCGACGGGCATGAAGGCGCGCGAAGCGGCGGAGTTGCTCGGAGCCGACTCTGTCCAGATGAGTCAGATCGAGTCCGGTGTCGCCGGCGTGAGCGCCGAACGCGTACGACGCCTGGCCGCCCACTACGCCTGTACGGACGAGGCGTTGATCGACGCTCTCGCGGCCATGGCGACCGATCGGACCCGTGGCTGGTGGGAGGAGTACCGGGAGCAGCTGCCCGCGCGGTTCATGGATCTGCCCGAGTTGGAACACCACGCCCGCTTCCGCTGGGACGTGGAGTTCCTTCATGTCCCCGGTCTCCTTCAGACCGCGGATTACGCCCGGCGCCTCTTCTCGTACGTGAATCCGGAGTTTCCGCAGAGCGATGTCGAGCAGCGGGTAGATCACCGGATGAGGCGCAGGGTCATCATCGAGCGCCCAGACCCGGTCCCGTACGAGGCGGTGATCCACGAGGGGGCACTGCGCATCAGAGTCGGCGACAGATCCACGGCACGGGCCCAGCTCACCCGGATCCTGGAAATCTCCGAGGCCGAACACGTCACCGTACGCATCATCCCCTTCGACCTGGACGGCTTCGGCGGGGCAGGAAGTGCGATGGTGTACGCGGGCGGCCCAGTCCCCGAGCTGGACACCGTCGTCCGTGACGGTCCCGGCGGGCCGGTCTACATCGATACCGAAGCCCAGCTCAACCGATATCGGACCCGATTCCGTAGGGTGGAGGCAGCGTCACTCGCCCCGGACCGTTCGCGGGACTTCATCCACCGACTGTCGAAGGAGCTGTGA
- a CDS encoding DUF397 domain-containing protein yields the protein MLTPNTWRKSSYSGGDEGDACVEVARLESWKKSSFSGGGDGNTCVEVATLDPHIAIRDSKAPTLGTLTFPPTAFTPFIESLKFDGSARS from the coding sequence ATGCTGACCCCCAACACCTGGCGAAAGTCCTCCTACTCCGGTGGTGACGAGGGCGACGCCTGCGTCGAGGTTGCACGCCTCGAAAGCTGGAAGAAGTCGTCCTTCTCCGGCGGAGGCGACGGCAACACCTGCGTCGAAGTCGCCACCCTCGACCCCCACATAGCCATCCGAGACTCCAAAGCCCCAACCCTCGGCACCCTCACCTTCCCCCCCACCGCCTTCACTCCGTTCATCGAGTCTTTGAAGTTCGACGGCTCGGCCAGGAGTTGA
- a CDS encoding class I SAM-dependent methyltransferase, with protein sequence MVDHVFTDLTLAALYDRLNPWGRGDDFYLGLVREARSVLDIGCGTGQVLRRARAEGHRGRLTGLDPAPAMLVQARRARPDVEWVLGDMRTRLWHGEFDLAVMTGHAFQELVGDEEIRHCLRGVRAALGDGGRFVFETRNPAARAWERWTPDRVHEITAEDGTSVRVWHEVQGDGLCGGRVRFTETYDGDRWAAPQVCPSVLRFLDREPLEGFLTEAGLTVVAQYGDWGRGPVTPASPEIITVARPA encoded by the coding sequence GTGGTAGATCATGTGTTTACCGATCTCACGCTCGCCGCGCTCTACGACCGCCTCAATCCCTGGGGACGGGGTGACGACTTCTACCTCGGTCTGGTGCGGGAGGCCCGCTCGGTGCTGGACATCGGGTGCGGCACCGGGCAGGTGCTGCGGCGGGCACGGGCCGAGGGGCACCGGGGCCGGCTGACGGGGCTCGATCCGGCCCCCGCCATGCTCGTACAGGCGCGGCGGGCCCGGCCGGACGTCGAGTGGGTGCTCGGGGACATGCGCACCCGGTTGTGGCACGGGGAGTTCGACCTCGCCGTCATGACCGGCCACGCCTTCCAGGAGCTGGTCGGGGACGAGGAGATCCGGCACTGTCTGCGCGGGGTTCGGGCGGCCCTCGGCGACGGCGGGCGGTTCGTGTTCGAGACCCGCAACCCGGCCGCCCGCGCCTGGGAGCGGTGGACCCCGGACCGGGTGCACGAGATCACCGCCGAGGACGGGACATCGGTGCGGGTGTGGCACGAGGTCCAGGGCGACGGGCTCTGCGGGGGGCGGGTGCGGTTCACGGAGACCTACGACGGCGACCGCTGGGCGGCCCCGCAGGTGTGCCCCAGCGTGCTGCGGTTCCTGGACCGGGAGCCCCTGGAGGGCTTTCTGACCGAGGCCGGGCTGACGGTCGTAGCGCAGTACGGCGATTGGGGGCGGGGGCCAGTCACCCCCGCCAGTCCCGAGATCATCACCGTGGCCCGGCCCGCCTAA
- a CDS encoding transposase produces the protein MAGVITASEPSWIAPFTGLSPRIFGKLVNQLRREGAGAPGRGRPWRLPLQDRVLLVIAYWRTNLTLRQLAPLFGVSKSAADRVIGHLGPKLALSPWHRFRKDAVLIVDGTLVPTRDHSVAEQSKNYRYSTNHQVVIDADSRLVVVVGRPLPGNRNDCRARAESGAKGAVRKTVTIADGGYRGTGLVIPHRCSTGEELPGWKQAHNKSHKQVRARVEHVFARMKTWKILRDCRLHGDGVHHATRGIARLHNLNLAG, from the coding sequence GTGGCTGGTGTGATCACGGCGTCGGAGCCGTCTTGGATAGCCCCGTTCACCGGGCTGAGTCCGCGCATCTTCGGCAAGTTGGTGAATCAGTTGCGCCGCGAGGGCGCCGGGGCGCCGGGCCGTGGTCGGCCCTGGAGGCTTCCGCTTCAGGACCGGGTGCTGCTGGTGATCGCGTACTGGCGGACCAACCTGACGCTGCGGCAACTGGCACCGCTGTTCGGGGTGTCGAAGTCCGCCGCGGACCGGGTCATCGGCCACCTCGGACCGAAACTCGCGCTCTCACCGTGGCATCGCTTCCGCAAGGATGCCGTGCTGATCGTGGACGGCACCCTCGTGCCGACGCGCGATCACTCCGTGGCCGAGCAGTCGAAGAACTATCGGTATTCGACGAACCATCAGGTAGTCATCGACGCCGACAGCCGACTGGTGGTCGTGGTCGGCCGCCCACTGCCGGGCAACCGTAACGACTGCCGGGCCCGGGCTGAGTCCGGCGCGAAGGGCGCCGTCCGCAAGACCGTGACGATCGCCGACGGCGGCTACCGCGGAACGGGACTGGTCATCCCCCACCGCTGTAGCACGGGCGAGGAACTCCCCGGCTGGAAGCAGGCGCACAACAAGAGCCACAAACAAGTCCGGGCCCGCGTCGAGCACGTCTTCGCCCGCATGAAGACCTGGAAGATCTTGCGCGACTGCAGGCTCCACGGTGACGGCGTCCACCACGCGACGCGCGGCATCGCCCGCCTGCACAACCTCAACCTCGCCGGATAG
- a CDS encoding RNA polymerase sigma-70 factor gives MNKVEEFEELRPLLFSIAYRILGSVGEAEDAVQETWLRFDGSATQVASVKAFLSATVTRISIDVLRSARVRREEYVGPWFPEPLLSDPYQDPARSAELADSVSMAALLLLERLSPLERSVFVLREVFGFGFDEVAAAVGRSEAACRQLLVRARRHMQAGRPRFEADRQERQELATRFFDALKDGDVGGLRNLLAADVQLVGDGGGKAPQLAKAVSGTENVARLLASVFPLMARIDVTFEAHEINGQPGAIFRDRDGKVVHILAIEVLDGQIQTIRSVINPDKLGHLGPVADAWAIDREVKEARRQMK, from the coding sequence GTGAACAAGGTTGAGGAGTTCGAGGAGCTGCGCCCGCTGCTGTTTTCGATCGCCTACCGGATTCTGGGCAGCGTGGGTGAGGCCGAGGACGCGGTGCAGGAGACGTGGCTGCGCTTCGACGGCTCGGCGACCCAGGTCGCGTCGGTCAAGGCGTTTCTGTCGGCCACGGTGACGCGGATCTCGATCGACGTGCTGCGCTCTGCGCGGGTGAGGCGGGAGGAGTACGTGGGCCCGTGGTTCCCCGAGCCGCTGCTCAGTGATCCATATCAGGATCCGGCGCGTTCGGCGGAGCTGGCCGACTCGGTGTCGATGGCGGCGCTGCTGCTCCTGGAGCGGCTCAGCCCGCTGGAGCGGTCGGTGTTCGTCCTGCGTGAGGTGTTCGGCTTCGGGTTCGACGAGGTCGCCGCGGCGGTGGGGCGGTCGGAGGCGGCGTGCCGACAGCTGCTGGTACGGGCACGGCGGCACATGCAGGCCGGGCGGCCACGTTTCGAAGCGGACCGTCAGGAGCGGCAGGAGCTGGCGACGCGGTTCTTCGACGCGCTGAAAGATGGTGACGTGGGCGGGCTGCGGAATCTGCTGGCCGCCGACGTCCAGCTGGTTGGGGACGGCGGCGGCAAGGCCCCGCAGCTCGCCAAGGCCGTCAGCGGCACCGAGAACGTGGCCCGGCTGCTCGCCTCCGTCTTCCCCCTGATGGCTCGGATCGACGTCACGTTCGAGGCGCACGAGATCAACGGGCAGCCCGGCGCGATCTTTCGCGACCGGGACGGCAAGGTGGTCCACATCCTGGCTATCGAGGTGCTCGACGGGCAGATCCAGACCATTCGCTCAGTGATCAATCCCGACAAGCTCGGCCACCTCGGGCCGGTCGCCGACGCCTGGGCCATTGACCGCGAAGTGAAGGAGGCCCGCAGGCAGATGAAGTGA
- a CDS encoding carboxymuconolactone decarboxylase family protein has product MDARLNYFASPTAGKALKYFMSAGKALKDSPLQAATQELVALRVSQINGCAACIDMHTKEAAAAGETSVRLNLVAAWREATVFTEAERAALELAEEGTRVADAARGVSDEVWAYAAKHYDEEQLTALVVLVSFMNAVNRLNIITQQPAGNYEPGQFH; this is encoded by the coding sequence ATGGACGCGCGACTGAACTACTTCGCCAGCCCGACTGCCGGCAAGGCCCTGAAGTACTTCATGTCGGCGGGCAAGGCGCTCAAGGACTCGCCGCTGCAGGCCGCGACGCAGGAGCTGGTGGCGCTGCGCGTGAGCCAGATCAACGGCTGCGCCGCCTGCATCGACATGCACACCAAGGAGGCCGCCGCTGCCGGCGAGACCTCGGTGCGGCTGAACCTGGTCGCGGCGTGGCGGGAGGCCACGGTCTTCACCGAGGCCGAGCGTGCCGCGCTGGAACTGGCGGAGGAAGGGACCCGGGTCGCGGATGCGGCCAGGGGCGTCAGTGACGAGGTGTGGGCGTACGCCGCCAAGCACTACGACGAGGAACAGCTCACCGCCCTGGTGGTCCTGGTCTCCTTCATGAATGCGGTGAACCGGCTGAACATCATCACCCAGCAGCCGGCCGGTAACTACGAGCCCGGACAATTCCACTGA
- a CDS encoding ABC transporter ATP-binding protein, producing the protein MTEEQVLPAPREENTGADREPLLQVSALTKHFPVKGGFPIRRTVGQVQAVDGIDLTVHAGESFGLVGESGCGKSTTGRLITRLLEPTSGSITYRGRDISHATRRELAPIRSEIQMIFQDPYSSLNPRQTVGKIVSGPMEINGIEPEGGREKRVRELLEIVGLNPEHFNRFPHEFSGGQRQRIGVARALALEPKLIVADEPVSALDVSIQAQVVNLLQQVQNELGIAFVFIAHDLAIVRHFSQRVAVMYLGKIIEVGDRQSIYARPRHPYTHALLSAVPEVNLTEEEGTARERIRLAGDVPSPINPPSGCRFRTRCWKAQDKCATEEPPLVRLSGNHEGHLTACHFPEDPTVEREEDIVLDPALAALEEDAD; encoded by the coding sequence ATGACAGAGGAACAGGTCCTTCCGGCCCCGCGCGAGGAGAACACCGGCGCGGACCGGGAGCCGCTGCTTCAGGTCTCGGCACTGACCAAGCATTTCCCGGTCAAGGGCGGTTTCCCGATCCGCCGGACCGTCGGCCAGGTCCAGGCCGTGGACGGCATCGACCTGACCGTGCACGCGGGCGAGAGCTTCGGGCTGGTCGGCGAGTCGGGCTGCGGCAAGTCGACCACGGGCCGGCTGATCACGCGGTTGCTGGAGCCGACGTCCGGCTCGATCACGTACCGGGGCCGGGACATCAGCCACGCGACGCGCAGGGAATTGGCGCCGATCCGCTCCGAGATCCAGATGATCTTCCAGGACCCGTACTCGTCGCTGAACCCGCGGCAGACGGTCGGCAAGATCGTCTCGGGCCCGATGGAGATCAACGGGATCGAACCGGAGGGTGGCCGGGAGAAGCGGGTCCGTGAGCTGCTGGAGATCGTCGGCCTGAATCCGGAGCATTTCAACCGCTTCCCGCACGAGTTCTCCGGCGGCCAGCGGCAACGCATCGGCGTGGCGAGGGCGTTGGCGCTGGAGCCGAAGCTGATCGTGGCGGACGAGCCGGTCTCGGCCCTGGACGTGTCGATCCAGGCGCAGGTCGTGAACCTGCTCCAGCAGGTGCAGAACGAGTTGGGCATCGCGTTCGTCTTCATCGCGCACGACCTGGCGATCGTCCGGCACTTCTCGCAGCGCGTCGCCGTCATGTACCTGGGCAAGATCATCGAGGTCGGCGACCGCCAGTCCATCTACGCCCGCCCGCGCCACCCCTACACCCACGCCCTGCTGTCCGCCGTACCCGAGGTGAACCTCACGGAGGAGGAGGGCACCGCGCGTGAGCGCATCCGGCTGGCCGGTGACGTCCCGTCCCCGATCAACCCGCCGTCCGGCTGCCGCTTCCGCACCCGCTGCTGGAAGGCACAGGACAAGTGCGCGACCGAGGAACCCCCGCTGGTCCGGCTCTCCGGAAACCACGAGGGCCATCTGACGGCCTGCCACTTCCCGGAGGACCCGACCGTCGAACGCGAGGAGGACATCGTCCTGGACCCGGCGCTGGCGGCGTTGGAGGAGGATGCCGACTGA